One window of Hymenobacter sp. BRD128 genomic DNA carries:
- a CDS encoding (Fe-S)-binding protein: protein MASPPQVDIFIPCFVDQLYPHTALNTVKVLEKAGCQVHYNPAQTCCGQPAYNAGYKEESRDIAEKFLRDFSEPATTDLDAPRYVVSPSASCVGMVRNAYSHLFAGTPEAARCQGVQRRTYELTEFLTDVLNVSTIPGARLAGTYTYHDSCSALRECGIREAPRRLLDAVAGLSRVEMAETTTCCGFGGTFAVKFEAISVAMAQQKVEHALATGADYIVSTDVSCLMHLEAYIRREKLAIKTMHIADVLASGW, encoded by the coding sequence GTGGCTAGCCCTCCCCAAGTCGATATTTTCATTCCCTGCTTCGTCGACCAACTCTACCCGCATACCGCCCTCAACACGGTGAAAGTGCTGGAGAAAGCCGGCTGCCAGGTGCACTACAACCCGGCCCAAACCTGCTGCGGCCAGCCCGCCTATAATGCGGGCTACAAAGAAGAAAGCCGCGACATTGCCGAAAAATTTCTGCGTGACTTTAGCGAACCTGCCACTACTGACTTAGACGCGCCGCGCTACGTCGTAAGCCCTTCCGCTTCGTGTGTGGGCATGGTGCGCAACGCCTATTCGCACCTCTTCGCCGGCACGCCCGAGGCGGCGCGCTGCCAGGGCGTACAACGCCGCACCTACGAACTTACTGAGTTTTTAACCGATGTGCTGAATGTCAGTACCATTCCCGGCGCGCGGCTAGCCGGCACCTATACCTACCACGACTCCTGCTCGGCGCTGCGCGAGTGCGGTATTCGGGAGGCGCCGCGCCGGCTGCTCGACGCCGTGGCTGGCCTTAGCCGCGTCGAGATGGCCGAAACCACCACCTGCTGCGGCTTCGGCGGCACCTTCGCCGTGAAGTTTGAGGCTATTTCGGTGGCGATGGCCCAGCAAAAAGTCGAGCACGCCCTAGCCACCGGCGCCGACTACATCGTGAGCACCGACGTGAGCTGCCTCATGCACCTGGAGGCGTACATCCGCCGTGAGAAGCTGGCTATCAAGACCATGCACATTGCCGACGTGCTGGCCAGCGGCTGGTAG
- a CDS encoding 2OG-Fe(II) oxygenase: MFRFYRYQRGHKFKGHIDESYARNAQEASYFTFMVYLNDNFQGGDTTFRGVRIRPRQGMALLFLHSLYHEGSEVTQGVKYVLRSDVMYRTAEAGSLAS; this comes from the coding sequence TTGTTTCGCTTCTACCGCTACCAGCGCGGCCACAAGTTCAAGGGCCATATTGATGAGAGCTATGCTCGCAACGCCCAAGAAGCAAGTTACTTTACCTTTATGGTATACCTGAACGATAATTTTCAGGGCGGCGACACCACGTTTCGGGGCGTGCGCATTCGGCCCCGGCAGGGCATGGCGCTGCTGTTCCTGCACAGCCTCTACCACGAGGGCAGCGAGGTGACGCAGGGCGTGAAATACGTGCTGCGCTCGGACGTGATGTATCGCACGGCCGAGGCGGGCAGCTTGGCCTCGTAA
- the dapA gene encoding 4-hydroxy-tetrahydrodipicolinate synthase, whose protein sequence is MNKLHGTGVALVTPFTPTGAIDMAAWERLLDFNIAGGVEYLVINGTTGESPTVTASEKAELLDIARRHVAGRVPLVYGIGGNDTATVEQQLRSFDPTGITAILSASPAYNKPSQAGIVTHYQRLAEASPLPLILYNVPGRTGSNISADTTLKLAQHANIIGIKEASGNVEQCLAILAKKPADFLFLSGDDMLTLPLIACGGQGIISVLGNAFPQKFSDMTRAALAGDFARASELLYYFVGLNPLMYEEGNPVGVKAALALQGVCEPAVRLPLVPASEGLTARIKMLL, encoded by the coding sequence ATGAACAAACTACACGGCACCGGCGTGGCCCTGGTGACCCCCTTTACTCCCACCGGCGCCATCGATATGGCGGCCTGGGAGCGCCTGCTCGACTTCAACATTGCAGGTGGCGTCGAATACTTGGTCATCAACGGCACCACGGGCGAGTCGCCTACCGTTACGGCTTCGGAGAAAGCTGAGCTTCTGGATATTGCCCGCCGGCACGTGGCCGGCCGCGTGCCGCTCGTGTACGGCATCGGCGGCAACGACACGGCCACCGTCGAGCAGCAGTTGCGCAGCTTCGACCCCACCGGCATCACGGCTATTTTGTCGGCCAGCCCGGCGTATAATAAACCCAGCCAGGCCGGCATAGTGACTCATTATCAGCGCTTGGCCGAGGCTTCGCCCCTGCCGCTCATTCTCTACAACGTGCCCGGCCGCACCGGCTCCAATATCTCGGCCGATACTACCCTCAAGCTAGCCCAGCACGCTAACATCATCGGCATCAAGGAGGCTAGCGGCAACGTGGAGCAGTGCCTCGCCATCCTGGCTAAGAAGCCGGCCGACTTCCTGTTTTTGAGTGGTGATGATATGCTCACGCTACCGCTCATCGCCTGCGGCGGCCAGGGCATTATCTCGGTGCTGGGCAATGCGTTTCCGCAGAAATTCAGCGACATGACCCGCGCCGCGCTGGCCGGCGACTTTGCCCGCGCCAGCGAGCTGCTTTATTATTTTGTGGGCCTGAACCCGCTGATGTACGAAGAAGGCAACCCCGTGGGCGTGAAGGCCGCGCTAGCCCTGCAGGGCGTGTGCGAGCCCGCCGTGCGCCTGCCCCTGGTGCCCGCCAGCGAGGGGCTAACGGCGCGGATTAAGATGCTACTCTAA
- a CDS encoding M23 family metallopeptidase: MLFSFFPPAGRRRAGGFLVVLLALLASCSKPQTLAALFQKTTPHEDYARALDRAGLQEAALGRQWHRAAAQALRDSLVVTLPMLETGYFRPEQPMAASYRYAVRAGELVHVRLTLAPGPTLAPRVFVDAFGLAPGQQPQLVKWTAADTTAAGTYDYSYQVADDGQHLLRVQPELLAAGRYTLRLWRGPGLGLFPVKGRTDQAIGSFWGNARDGGARCHEGVDIFAPRGTPAVAATDGYVTRTGETTLGGRVVWLADPQGQHLYYAHLDKQLVQPGQHVRAGDTLGLVGNTGNARTTAPHLHFGIYRVGGAVDPWPFLHRADPVPTALASPDRRGEWVRPRPGQASYHLPATLPLLVLGQRADYLRVALPNGQHRYVAARTVAPAQPLRRLVLAVAHEIQTAPLASAPALAAWPSQTAATVLGQSNGYALLRNAAGQQGWAKI, translated from the coding sequence ATGCTTTTTTCGTTCTTTCCACCCGCTGGCAGGCGGCGGGCCGGGGGCTTCCTGGTGGTACTGCTAGCCCTGCTGGCTTCTTGCAGCAAGCCCCAGACCCTAGCCGCGCTTTTCCAGAAAACCACCCCGCATGAGGACTATGCCCGCGCCCTCGACCGCGCCGGCTTACAAGAAGCGGCCCTGGGCCGGCAGTGGCACCGGGCGGCGGCGCAGGCCCTGCGCGACTCGCTGGTAGTGACGTTGCCCATGCTCGAAACCGGTTATTTCCGCCCCGAGCAGCCTATGGCGGCCAGCTACCGCTACGCCGTGCGGGCCGGCGAGCTGGTGCACGTGCGCCTTACGCTGGCGCCCGGCCCCACACTGGCCCCGCGCGTGTTTGTTGATGCCTTCGGGCTAGCCCCCGGCCAGCAACCCCAGTTAGTGAAGTGGACGGCCGCCGACACCACGGCCGCCGGCACCTACGACTACAGCTACCAGGTGGCCGACGATGGCCAGCACCTGCTGCGCGTGCAGCCGGAGTTGCTGGCGGCCGGGCGCTACACGTTGCGCCTGTGGCGCGGGCCGGGGCTCGGGCTGTTTCCGGTGAAGGGCCGCACCGACCAGGCTATCGGCAGCTTCTGGGGCAATGCGCGCGACGGTGGCGCCCGCTGCCACGAAGGCGTCGACATCTTTGCGCCGCGCGGCACTCCCGCCGTGGCGGCTACCGACGGCTACGTCACCCGCACCGGCGAAACCACCCTGGGCGGCCGCGTGGTGTGGTTAGCCGACCCGCAGGGCCAGCATCTCTACTACGCGCACCTGGATAAGCAGCTGGTGCAGCCCGGCCAGCACGTGCGGGCCGGCGACACGCTGGGCCTGGTCGGCAATACCGGCAACGCCCGCACTACCGCGCCGCATCTACACTTCGGCATCTACCGCGTGGGCGGGGCCGTGGACCCGTGGCCGTTTTTGCACCGCGCCGACCCAGTGCCGACTGCGCTGGCTAGCCCCGACCGCCGGGGCGAATGGGTACGCCCGCGCCCGGGGCAGGCCAGCTACCATTTGCCCGCTACACTCCCCTTACTCGTGCTCGGCCAGCGGGCCGACTACCTGCGCGTGGCGCTGCCCAATGGCCAGCACCGCTACGTGGCTGCCCGCACGGTAGCCCCGGCGCAGCCATTGCGCCGCCTGGTGCTGGCGGTGGCCCACGAGATTCAGACGGCGCCCCTGGCCAGCGCCCCGGCGCTAGCAGCCTGGCCTTCGCAAACGGCCGCTACTGTGCTGGGGCAGAGTAATGGCTATGCGCTGCTACGCAACGCGGCTGGCCAGCAGGGCTGGGCGAAGATTTGA
- a CDS encoding LacI family DNA-binding transcriptional regulator, translated as MVKCVKCSLADDVMKAGFVRGRQRFFCKACDYHFTAEKPAGTPSRKRHQATIADVARQVGVAPSTVSRALNGHSDISPLTRQAILEAAQQLDYQPNLLAQSLKSQATNTIGVLIPDLERPFFATAVSGIQQVATKAGYRVMICQSKESYEAEVSNVQALIASRVDGLLICHSRETENFDHVKDPARRGIPVIHFDRVCNEVNSAKVILDDRLGAFTITEHLIEQGCRRIAILAGPASLLISRQRQAGYLSALRKHGLPTTEELCAHIDFRPVSAVAALDTWLALPEPPDAIFAINYTNAFDLLLALRERGVRVPEDMAIVGFGDEFLASLIEPGLTTVDLHPFRIGQQAASLFLEQMAQKEDFQPRTCVVTSELIIRQSSLKGKGEKLKVLV; from the coding sequence ATGGTTAAATGTGTTAAGTGCAGCCTCGCCGACGACGTGATGAAAGCGGGCTTCGTGCGGGGGCGGCAACGCTTCTTCTGCAAGGCCTGCGACTACCATTTTACGGCCGAAAAGCCGGCCGGCACCCCTAGCCGCAAGCGCCACCAGGCCACCATTGCCGACGTGGCCCGGCAGGTAGGCGTGGCGCCCTCCACGGTATCGCGCGCCCTCAATGGCCATTCCGACATCAGCCCGCTCACGCGCCAGGCCATTCTGGAAGCCGCCCAGCAGCTCGACTACCAGCCCAACTTATTGGCCCAGAGCCTTAAGAGCCAAGCTACCAATACTATCGGCGTGCTCATCCCTGACCTGGAGCGGCCGTTTTTTGCCACCGCCGTCAGCGGCATTCAGCAGGTGGCTACCAAGGCGGGCTACCGGGTGATGATTTGCCAGTCGAAGGAGTCGTATGAGGCGGAGGTGAGCAATGTGCAGGCCCTGATAGCCAGCCGGGTAGATGGCCTGCTCATCTGCCACTCGCGCGAAACCGAGAACTTCGACCACGTGAAAGACCCCGCGCGGCGCGGCATTCCAGTTATTCACTTCGACCGGGTGTGCAATGAGGTGAACAGCGCCAAGGTTATTCTCGACGACCGGTTAGGGGCGTTCACCATCACCGAGCACCTTATTGAGCAGGGCTGCCGGCGCATTGCCATTCTGGCGGGGCCGGCGTCGCTGCTCATCAGCCGGCAGCGGCAGGCGGGCTACCTCAGCGCCCTGCGCAAGCACGGCCTGCCCACCACCGAGGAGCTGTGCGCGCACATTGACTTCCGGCCCGTGTCGGCCGTGGCGGCCCTCGATACCTGGCTAGCCCTACCCGAGCCGCCCGACGCCATTTTTGCCATCAACTACACCAACGCTTTCGACCTGCTGCTGGCCCTGCGCGAGCGCGGCGTGCGCGTGCCCGAAGACATGGCCATCGTGGGCTTCGGCGACGAGTTTCTGGCTAGCCTCATCGAGCCCGGCCTCACTACTGTCGACTTGCACCCCTTCCGCATCGGCCAGCAGGCGGCCAGCCTCTTCCTGGAGCAAATGGCGCAGAAAGAAGATTTTCAGCCGCGCACCTGCGTAGTTACGAGCGAGTTGATTATCCGGCAGTCGTCGCTCAAGGGCAAGGGCGAGAAGCTGAAAGTACTGGTGTAA
- a CDS encoding porin family protein, with product MKYLLLLIPLVTHAQLYGRAGGSLAGFATSVSNGYHTSTDDKLSYHAGLGYQQSLTRRLALVPEIQYADERMTIRRSSDYDASFGALYSSRFSYLNIPVLLRLTWGRLYAEAGPQASLLVGGHEMGTVHVNQTIIYPSHDVTDPRIGYRRFDAGASVGVGAWFSARLGVNARLYQGLLSLTHDAGANTAHLYRQSFQASLTYQLATTPGSNLYR from the coding sequence ATGAAGTATTTGCTACTGCTGATTCCGCTCGTCACTCATGCGCAGCTTTATGGCCGGGCGGGAGGCAGCTTGGCTGGCTTTGCAACTTCCGTCAGCAATGGTTACCACACCAGCACCGACGATAAGCTTAGCTATCATGCGGGTCTGGGCTATCAGCAGTCCCTTACCCGCAGGCTAGCGCTGGTGCCGGAAATACAGTACGCTGACGAGCGCATGACCATCAGGCGGTCATCGGATTACGATGCCAGTTTCGGAGCACTGTATTCTTCCCGCTTTAGCTACCTAAACATACCCGTGTTGCTACGCCTAACGTGGGGCCGGCTTTACGCGGAGGCCGGCCCGCAGGCCAGCCTGCTCGTGGGCGGGCACGAAATGGGTACTGTACACGTGAATCAAACTATTATTTACCCCAGCCACGACGTAACGGACCCGCGCATCGGCTACCGACGTTTCGACGCCGGCGCGAGCGTGGGGGTGGGTGCATGGTTTTCGGCTAGGCTGGGCGTGAATGCTCGTCTCTACCAGGGATTACTCTCCCTCACCCACGATGCGGGGGCCAACACCGCGCACCTGTACCGCCAGTCGTTTCAAGCCTCGCTCACGTATCAACTCGCTACCACCCCTGGTAGCAACCTATATCGGTAG
- a CDS encoding hydroxymethylglutaryl-CoA lyase yields the protein MPTHPVVLTECPRDAMQGLHEFIPTAAKTAYLQQLLAVGFDVLDFGSFVSPKAIPQLRDTAAVLAGLDLDRTQTKLLAIVANLRGAEQAASHPEIHYLGFPLSVSETFQRRNTNQTIAEALADVAAMHALCERRGKTLIVYLSMGFGNPYGDPYSPAVVADFTQRLAALGVRIVALSDTIGVSTPALITPLFEELIPAFPHIEFGAHLHTTPATWREKVAAAYQAGCRRFDGALGGIGGCPMAADVLTGNMATENLVAFLEGVGEDVGLDKEAFKRAQAQASGVFQLAH from the coding sequence ATGCCCACCCACCCCGTCGTCCTTACCGAATGCCCGCGCGATGCCATGCAGGGCCTGCATGAGTTCATCCCTACTGCCGCCAAAACCGCCTACCTCCAGCAGCTGCTAGCCGTGGGCTTCGACGTGCTCGACTTCGGCTCGTTTGTGTCGCCCAAAGCCATTCCGCAGCTGCGCGATACCGCTGCGGTGCTCGCCGGCCTCGACCTCGACCGCACGCAAACCAAGCTGCTGGCCATCGTGGCCAACCTGCGCGGGGCCGAGCAGGCCGCCAGCCACCCCGAAATCCACTACCTGGGCTTCCCGCTCTCCGTCAGCGAAACCTTTCAGCGCCGCAACACCAACCAGACCATCGCCGAGGCCCTGGCCGACGTGGCCGCCATGCACGCGCTCTGCGAGCGCCGGGGTAAAACGCTGATTGTGTACCTGTCAATGGGCTTCGGCAACCCTTACGGCGACCCGTACAGCCCGGCCGTGGTGGCCGATTTTACGCAGCGGCTAGCCGCGCTGGGCGTGCGCATCGTGGCCCTGTCCGACACCATCGGCGTGAGCACGCCCGCGCTCATTACGCCGTTGTTTGAGGAGCTGATTCCGGCCTTCCCGCACATCGAGTTTGGCGCGCACCTGCACACCACGCCCGCCACCTGGCGCGAAAAAGTAGCCGCCGCCTACCAGGCCGGCTGCCGCCGCTTCGATGGCGCCCTCGGCGGCATCGGCGGCTGCCCCATGGCGGCCGATGTGCTCACGGGCAACATGGCGACCGAGAACCTAGTGGCGTTTCTGGAAGGGGTGGGGGAGGATGTGGGGCTGGATAAGGAGGCGTTTAAGCGAGCGCAGGCGCAGGCTAGCGGAGTGTTTCAACTGGCGCATTAA
- a CDS encoding polysaccharide deacetylase family protein translates to MKNLFPVAAVVAATLSLAACDSKTATTGEARTTPDAEATGKTDSAKIDETAPTSGTAAVAAEEANAKPGPDPSTIPAAKASDAAAIYARPQIPILCYHQIRDWTARDSKGAKDYIIPIAQFKAQIKMLADSGYHTIQPDQLYAYLTTGAKLPSKPVMLTFDDTDLDQFTIARPTLAQYGYKGVYFVMTVSLGRPHYMTKAMVKQLSDEGNQIGSHTWDHHNVKKYQGKDWETQIDKPTKTLEDITGKKIKYFAYPFGLWNTQAFPELKKRGFVAAFSLAEKRDQQDPLFTIRRIIASGYWSPRTLHNNMVQSF, encoded by the coding sequence TTGAAAAACCTGTTTCCGGTAGCCGCCGTGGTGGCTGCCACGCTGAGCCTAGCCGCCTGCGACTCCAAAACCGCCACCACCGGCGAGGCCCGTACCACTCCCGACGCCGAGGCCACGGGCAAAACCGATTCGGCTAAAATCGACGAGACTGCGCCCACCTCGGGCACCGCCGCCGTGGCCGCCGAAGAAGCTAACGCCAAGCCCGGCCCCGACCCTAGCACCATCCCGGCCGCCAAGGCCAGCGATGCGGCGGCCATCTACGCCCGGCCCCAGATTCCGATTCTGTGCTACCACCAGATTCGCGACTGGACGGCCCGCGACTCGAAAGGCGCCAAGGATTACATCATTCCCATCGCGCAGTTCAAGGCCCAGATTAAGATGCTGGCCGACAGTGGCTACCACACCATTCAGCCCGACCAGCTCTACGCCTACCTCACCACCGGCGCCAAGCTGCCCAGCAAGCCGGTGATGCTTACCTTCGACGACACCGACCTCGACCAGTTCACCATTGCTCGGCCCACGCTGGCCCAATACGGTTATAAGGGCGTGTATTTCGTGATGACCGTGAGCCTCGGCCGCCCACACTACATGACCAAGGCCATGGTGAAGCAGCTTTCCGACGAGGGCAACCAAATTGGCTCGCACACCTGGGACCACCACAACGTGAAAAAGTACCAGGGTAAGGATTGGGAAACCCAAATCGACAAGCCTACCAAGACGCTGGAAGACATTACGGGCAAGAAAATCAAGTACTTCGCCTATCCCTTCGGCCTCTGGAACACCCAGGCCTTCCCCGAGCTGAAAAAGCGCGGCTTCGTGGCCGCCTTCAGCCTGGCCGAAAAGCGCGACCAGCAAGACCCGCTCTTCACCATCCGGCGCATCATCGCCAGCGGCTACTGGAGCCCCCGCACGCTGCACAATAATATGGTACAGAGCTTTTAA